A stretch of the Polyangiaceae bacterium genome encodes the following:
- a CDS encoding SDR family NAD(P)-dependent oxidoreductase translates to MKLLDGKVAIVTGAGGGIGRATALLLAREGAKVVVNDVGGARDGSGESASPAETVVAEIRGLGGQAVASPQSVATRAGAEQIIATAVKEFGRVDVLVNNAGILRDKTLLKMDDEMWDAVIGVHLKGTFLCTQAAVAQMRAQGSPGSVVNTTSVSGMLGNFGQANYSAAKAGIYGFTRTASIELQRYGIRVNAVAPIAKTRMTEDLPMFEKIQSMTPEHVAPAHLFLASELSGDLTGAVLSVAGGKLSVYKVVESAGKFKDSDQGVWTAREIADHWEVISKV, encoded by the coding sequence ATGAAGCTCCTCGACGGAAAGGTCGCGATTGTCACGGGTGCGGGAGGCGGCATCGGGCGCGCCACGGCGTTGCTCCTCGCACGCGAAGGCGCGAAGGTCGTGGTCAACGACGTGGGCGGCGCCCGCGACGGCAGCGGCGAGAGCGCGTCGCCCGCCGAGACGGTGGTGGCCGAGATCCGCGGCTTGGGCGGCCAAGCGGTAGCCAGCCCCCAGAGCGTCGCGACCCGCGCAGGCGCCGAGCAGATCATCGCGACGGCCGTCAAGGAGTTCGGCCGGGTCGATGTTCTGGTGAACAACGCAGGGATCTTGCGCGACAAGACCCTGCTCAAGATGGATGACGAGATGTGGGACGCGGTGATCGGCGTCCACCTGAAGGGCACGTTCCTCTGCACCCAGGCGGCGGTGGCCCAGATGCGCGCCCAGGGCTCGCCTGGCAGCGTCGTCAACACCACCAGCGTCTCGGGCATGCTCGGCAACTTCGGCCAGGCCAACTACTCCGCCGCGAAGGCCGGGATCTACGGCTTCACGCGCACCGCATCGATCGAGCTGCAACGCTACGGCATCCGAGTCAACGCCGTCGCGCCCATCGCCAAGACGCGCATGACCGAAGATTTGCCGATGTTCGAGAAGATCCAGAGCATGACGCCGGAGCACGTCGCCCCGGCCCACCTGTTCCTGGCCAGCGAGCTGTCGGGCGATCTTACCGGCGCCGTGCTCTCGGTCGCCGGGGGCAAGCTCAGCGTCTACAAGGTCGTGGAGAGCGCCGGGAAGTTCAAGGACTCGGACCAAGGTGTGTGGACGGCACGAGAGATCGCCGACCACTGGGAAGTGATCTCCAAGGTTTAG